The following proteins are co-located in the Echinicola sp. 20G genome:
- a CDS encoding carboxylesterase → MFKKLLPFLLSIAIILVIVYMLGPKESYSTLEGTYPQVPTNLEQLESYVLQKEDTVKGLKPNNEARIVWADSLNKTKTPYSIVYIHGFGASQMEGSPVHQKLAEHFGANLYLARLPEHGIKRDNTFEHLTAEKLADGAREALMIGKSLGDEVIVVGTSMGGALTVLLASEKEDIKSILLYSPCIRDYGNQLEAFFSPWQGWLFEKFGTNENQVILNPREGDKAKYWSEEYHINSYISLAKLVYSKMNEETFKKIKQPLFLGYYYKDEQHQDNVVSVPAMLDMFEKVSTPENLKEKVAFPEANDHVIGSSITSGQWPEVLEASIDFLENKVKIPAAEKVEQAL, encoded by the coding sequence ATGTTCAAAAAACTACTCCCTTTTTTATTATCCATCGCCATCATCTTGGTTATTGTGTACATGCTCGGACCAAAAGAATCTTACAGCACCCTTGAAGGCACTTATCCTCAAGTCCCTACAAATCTTGAACAGTTGGAAAGCTATGTTCTACAAAAAGAAGATACAGTAAAAGGACTTAAACCCAACAATGAAGCCCGCATCGTTTGGGCAGACAGCCTTAACAAGACCAAAACTCCCTATTCTATAGTGTATATTCACGGCTTCGGTGCGAGTCAAATGGAAGGCAGTCCTGTCCATCAAAAACTTGCAGAACATTTTGGTGCTAACCTTTATCTGGCCAGGCTTCCAGAGCATGGCATCAAGAGAGACAACACCTTTGAACACCTTACCGCCGAAAAACTTGCAGATGGAGCTAGAGAAGCTTTGATGATTGGAAAAAGCCTTGGGGATGAAGTCATCGTGGTAGGTACATCTATGGGAGGTGCATTGACTGTTTTGTTAGCATCCGAAAAGGAAGACATCAAATCGATTTTATTATACTCTCCCTGTATCCGGGATTACGGCAACCAACTGGAGGCTTTTTTTAGCCCTTGGCAGGGATGGCTTTTTGAAAAATTTGGTACGAATGAAAACCAAGTTATTTTGAACCCAAGAGAAGGTGATAAAGCGAAGTATTGGTCAGAAGAGTATCATATTAATTCTTACATCAGCTTGGCCAAATTGGTTTATAGCAAAATGAATGAGGAAACCTTCAAAAAAATCAAACAGCCTTTATTTCTCGGCTATTACTACAAAGATGAACAACACCAGGACAATGTAGTCTCTGTTCCTGCCATGCTTGATATGTTCGAAAAGGTCAGCACACCAGAAAACCTCAAGGAAAAAGTAGCCTTTCCAGAGGCCAATGATCACGTCATTGGATCCAGCATTACTTCTGGTCAATGGCCAGAAGTGTTGGAAGCCAGTATCGATTTTCTGGAAAACAAGGTCAAAATTCCCGCTGCAGAAAAAGTAGAACAAGCACTTTAA
- a CDS encoding alanine racemase, translating to MKMHSFSVTSPTLLINEGICRQNLRKMSEKAKKHGLELIPHFKTHQSLKVGEWCRSYDIQEITVSSINMASYFAPQNWQNIHIAFPFNPREIHQLNELSEKHSLSVQLVNEELTALLAEKLNYRVGFFIEIDAGYGRTGVEVSDFGLIEKIMRKAKTNPNLQFKGFYIHAGHTYHATLNGIEEIHQQTKAALHMLKDKYITEFPDLVTRSGDTPSCSLMDDFEGIDQIGPGNFVFYDLTQANIGSCEKEDIAVALAAPIVDIKKSKGEILLHAGGVHLSKDVLTQINGKKNFGEIVLLTKGGWSIPSKTSYLKSISQEHGIVQADAALMNNVKVGDVLGILPIHSCMTADCMGSYMTLSGELVDHLKGNPNNR from the coding sequence ATGAAAATGCATAGTTTTTCTGTCACCTCCCCAACCCTATTAATTAATGAAGGCATCTGTCGACAAAATTTGAGGAAGATGTCCGAAAAGGCTAAGAAGCATGGCTTGGAGCTTATCCCGCATTTCAAAACCCATCAATCGTTAAAAGTGGGAGAATGGTGCCGTTCTTATGATATCCAAGAGATTACGGTTTCATCCATTAATATGGCCAGTTATTTTGCTCCGCAAAATTGGCAAAATATTCATATTGCCTTTCCCTTTAATCCACGAGAAATCCATCAGCTGAATGAGCTTTCGGAAAAACACAGTCTTTCCGTCCAGTTGGTAAATGAGGAATTGACCGCTTTGCTTGCCGAAAAGCTAAATTACAGAGTAGGCTTTTTTATTGAAATTGATGCAGGCTATGGTCGAACAGGAGTGGAAGTGAGTGATTTTGGGCTGATAGAAAAAATCATGAGGAAGGCTAAAACCAACCCGAATCTTCAGTTCAAAGGCTTTTATATTCATGCAGGGCATACTTATCATGCCACCCTTAATGGAATCGAAGAAATCCATCAGCAAACCAAAGCTGCCCTGCATATGCTAAAGGACAAATACATCACAGAATTCCCCGATTTGGTGACGCGGTCAGGTGACACCCCAAGCTGTTCTTTGATGGATGACTTTGAAGGAATAGACCAAATTGGTCCAGGCAACTTTGTCTTTTATGACCTGACCCAGGCCAATATTGGAAGCTGTGAAAAGGAAGACATTGCGGTGGCATTGGCAGCACCCATCGTGGATATCAAAAAGAGCAAAGGAGAAATCCTCCTTCATGCTGGAGGCGTACATCTGTCCAAAGATGTTTTGACCCAAATCAATGGCAAAAAGAACTTTGGTGAAATTGTTCTATTGACCAAAGGTGGCTGGTCCATACCCAGTAAAACTTCTTATCTAAAAAGTATTTCCCAAGAACATGGCATCGTTCAAGCGGATGCAGCATTGATGAACAATGTCAAAGTAGGAGATGTTTTGGGAATTTTACCGATCCATAGCTGCATGACCGCTGACTGCATGGGAAGCTATATGACCTTATCGGGAGAATTAGTAGATCATCTCAAAGGCAATCCTAATAATCGCTAA